In one window of Toxotes jaculatrix isolate fToxJac2 chromosome 10, fToxJac2.pri, whole genome shotgun sequence DNA:
- the LOC121188120 gene encoding signal-transducing adaptor protein 1-like — MSVPPRVVHKRRETITALPLYYAGHLLKKHSKEKDFKKYYAELRGATLFLYKDDTQDTYTEKLDLEQLESMELNSPYQKKMPTIFTLTLHTEEVQLKMDNPDTGEEWRGYILTVVKKEIPGRLQLLPGQMLMLQETLLEERRRNLPASRPPLPPRPSFMLSVSSPQCPPPATDKPDNSVPDMPVCFFDVSRQEAERMLEENPEYGGIILRPSTLAKNYALTLRQLTPRGPVMKNYRVTSTNSGFVIELDMPVTVSSLKDVLKYFLEKTEYRLHPYVVSQPYDTRIEVSPVPKCISITSPEPKTLPKAQVAPMLRSETQEELQPPPAKPEDGEYVVPDDHNQKLGEFQLDIELRQAIKIRRENIYTASDKQEEESYENQTTKKSHSGTAQWTTMDATV; from the exons ATGTCTGTACCCCCCAGAGTTGTTCACAAGAGAAGGGAGACAAtcacagctctgcctctgtaTTATGCTGGACACCTGCTgaagaaacacagcaaagagAAG GATTTCAAGAAGTACTATGCAGAGCTCCGTGGTGCCACGCTGTTCCTGTACAAAGATGACACGCAGGACACA TACACAGAGAAGCTGGACCTGGAGCAGCTGGAGTCCATGGAACTGAATTCTCCATATCAAAAGAAGATGCCAACCATCTTCACTCTCACCCTGCACACAGAGGAGGTGCAGCTAAAG aTGGACAATCCCGACacaggagaggagtggaggggtTACATCCTGACAGTCGTCAAA AAAGAGATTCCCGgtaggctgcagctgctgcctggCCAGATGTTGATGTTGCAGGAGACTCTGCttgaggagagaagaagaaatctcCCTGCATCACGTCCGCCTCTCCCACCCCGACCTTCCTTCATGCTCTCAGTCTCATCACCCCAGTGTCCTCCACCAGCCACAGACAAGCCCGACAACAGCGTCCCTGACATGCCTGT GTGTTTCTTCGATGTGTCTCGGCAGGAAGCTGAGAGGATGCTGGAGGAGAACCCCGAGTATGGAGGCATCATCCTCCGCCCGTCCACCCTTGCCAAAAACTATGCCCTGACCCTCAGACAACTGACGCCCAG AGGGCCTGTCATGAAGAACTACAGAGTGACCTCCACAAACTCAGGGTTTGTCATTGAGCTGGACATGCCA GTGACAGTCTCCTCCTTGAAAGATGTACTTAAATACTTCCTTGAAAAGACAGAGTACCGTCTTCATCCCTATGTGGTGTCTCAGCCCTACGACACACGGATTG AGGTCTCACCTGTTCCAAAGTGCATCAGCATCACCTCACCTGAACCTAAAACATTACCCAAGGCACAAGTGGCACCCATGCTACGGTCGGAAACCCAAGAGGAGCTGCAGCCCCCTCCAGCCAAGCCAGAGGATGGTGAATACGTGGTTCCTGATGATCACAACCAAAAGCTAGGTGAGT TTCAGCTGGACATTGAGCTTCGGCAAGCTATAAAAATTCGGAGGGAAAACATCTACACTGCAAGTGacaagcaggaggaggagtccTATGAGAATCAAACCACTAAAAAATCCCACTCCGGCACAGCACAGTGGACTACAATGGATGCAACAGTGTGA